The Sporocytophaga myxococcoides genome contains the following window.
TAAAGCTTTTTTTTAGAAGAGGGATAGTTCTCTAATTCATTGTATATATGTAGTTATTTCTTTGTTGAAGTTATCAGCCTTTGTCTCATATTAAATAGAATTTTTACTAGCGGTTTCTATTTTAGATTATGCATATTTTTTATTTAAATCAGGTTATTACTGAAATTACTAATGTTAATAAAATAATTAAACAAAGGAATTATGCTTCTATTAATAGTTTATTAGAAGAGCTGCCAGAGAAGCAAGATATCATAAAGGAGAGGTATGTTAATGCTTTTACTTTTTTAGAGAAGGCTATTGGTATCAAGGAGGAAGTAGAAGTTTTGAATCATAAACATAGCTTGAAACTTAATCCTTTTAAGTATTTTGGTATAAATGAAACTAAACATAGTTTCTTGTTAAGCATGTTGCTCAACCCCAAGGGTGACCATGGACAAGGGACACGTTTCTTAGAAATTTTCCTCAAACAACTTGGAATTGAAAAGCCAGAATCAGGAAGCTGGACCGTTACTGCAGAGGTTGGAAGGATTGATATTTTAATTAAACGTTCAGAGCCAGCCAGTGTAATCGTAATCGAGAATAAAAGTAATTATGCTATAGATCAACCAAATCAATTATACAGGTACTGGTATCAGGAGATACATCAGGTAAATCCTGGGATAGATTACAATAGCAATGATTATTTAAAGAATTTTCGAGTTGTCTACTTAAGCCCGGCATCTTGGAAGCTTCCGGATGAATGTTCATGCCTAAGACCAGATAATCCTGATCTTTTCCATTTACCTGAAAGAATACCTTGCCATATTGACTATTGGCATTTCAATGATCATATAAATGAATGGTTAAATGAGTGTATTAAAACTGTTTCTGATCAGAATGTCAGATTACGAGAATATTTAAAGCAATATCTAGAAACTATAAAAGCGCTATAATATGCAACAAGAATTTCTTAACATGGCTACCACTGTTTTTGATAATGTAGATAAGTGGAATGCATTTATTGATTTATATAATAATAAAGATGCAATTAGAGTCACTTGGGTTAACAAGTTAAAGCAATCATTGATAGAGCATTTCAGAATCAAAGACATTGCAATAGGATGGGAATTTAATGTATATGGCGACATGAACTGCTGTAAGTGGTACCTTACTGATTTTGGCCCTGATTCACTCTGTCTGAGATTCTGGGTAAATTATGGAGGAAATCCAGGGTTAATGCTTTGGGTTCATAAAGATAAATTTGATTCTGCTAAAATTACTGAATCGTTGAGGAATGAAAAGTACATTCCCTTGCTTGCAGCCTTAAAAGCGGATCGTGTTGAAATCAATGATTGGGATAAAGCAATCTCTGAAAAACAGTTTTATTTTGATTCTCCATTTGATGGTAATTTCGA
Protein-coding sequences here:
- a CDS encoding PDDEXK-like family protein, which gives rise to MHIFYLNQVITEITNVNKIIKQRNYASINSLLEELPEKQDIIKERYVNAFTFLEKAIGIKEEVEVLNHKHSLKLNPFKYFGINETKHSFLLSMLLNPKGDHGQGTRFLEIFLKQLGIEKPESGSWTVTAEVGRIDILIKRSEPASVIVIENKSNYAIDQPNQLYRYWYQEIHQVNPGIDYNSNDYLKNFRVVYLSPASWKLPDECSCLRPDNPDLFHLPERIPCHIDYWHFNDHINEWLNECIKTVSDQNVRLREYLKQYLETIKAL